A portion of the Patagioenas fasciata isolate bPatFas1 chromosome W, bPatFas1.hap1, whole genome shotgun sequence genome contains these proteins:
- the LOC136114649 gene encoding gastrin-releasing peptide-like, with the protein MGGGPRRPGALPLLALALLAAQGCAAPLQPGGSPALTKIYPRGSHWAVGHLMGKKSTGDFPYIYEEENKTPFSALPENIKQLQDYLKWEEISKYLLRLLEGNENQSAHFLKGGLPWYARSPWETDDNSSWKEMMDYLLQVVNMKESTPS; encoded by the exons ATGGGCGGCGGCCCGCGGCGGCCCGGGGCTCTGCCGCTgctggcgctggcgctgctgGCGGCGCAGGGCTGCGCGGCTCCCCTGCAGCCCGGGGGCTCCCCCGCGCTCACCAAGATCTACCCCCGCGGCAGCCACTGGGCTGTAG GACATCTAATGGGGAAAAAGAGCACTGGAGATTTTCCTTATATctatgaagaagaaaacaagacCCCGTTTTCAGCATTACCCGAAAATATCAAGCAACTGCAAGACTATCTGAAGTGGGAAGAAATCTCAAAATATTTGCTAcggctgctggaaggaaatgaAAATCAAAGTGCTCACTTTTTAAAGGGAGGGCTTCCCTGGTATGCCAGGAGCCCCTGGGAGACAGATGACAACAGCAGCTGGAAAGAG aTGATGGACTATCTGCTTCAAGTTGTGAACATGAAAGAGAGCACTCCAAGCTGA
- the LOC136114595 gene encoding signal peptidase complex catalytic subunit SEC11C produces MDLFGDLRRMNKRQLYYQVLNFAMIVSSALMIWKGLIVVTGSESPIVVVLSGSMEPAFHRGDLLFLTNFHDDPIRAGEIVVFKVEGRDIPIVHRVIKIHERENGNIKFLTKGDNNEVDDRGLYKEGQNWLEKKDVVGRARGFLPYVGMVTIIMNDYPKFKYALLAVMGAYVLLKRES; encoded by the exons CTGTATTATCAAGTCTTGAATTTTGCTATGATTGTGTCTTCTGCCCTTATGATATGGAAAGGGCTGATCGTCGTTACTGGAAGTGAAAGCCCTATTGTTGTGGTGCTCAG TGGCAGCATGGAACCAGCTTTTCACAGGGGAGACCTGTTGTTCCTAACGAATTTCCATGATGACCCAATCAGAGCTGGTGAAATAGTTGTTTTTAAAGTCGAAGGCAGAGACATTCCAATAGTTCACAGAGTAATCAAAATACATGAAAG AGAAAATGGGAACATCAAATTTCTGACTAAAGGTGATAATAATGAAGTCGATGATAGAGGTTTGTACAAAGAAGGTCAGAACTGGCTAGAGAAGAAAGATGTTGTTGGAAGAGCAAGAGG GTTTTTGCCCTACGTTGGTATGGTAACTATAATCATGAATGACTATCCAAAATTTAAG TACGCTCTGCTGGCGGTGATGGGAGCGTACGTACTGCTGAAACGGGAATCCTGA